The Porites lutea chromosome 11, jaPorLute2.1, whole genome shotgun sequence genome includes a region encoding these proteins:
- the LOC140953236 gene encoding carbonic anhydrase-like has product MGRIFLTFVCLIAGVSIALAEWSYDRNAADGPKKWGDSCSGSQQSPIDISTTAATYDSSLGNFTLVNYANTPAGVNFTAKNSGKSLKVAMDSHIYNVSGGGLPGVYTTVQFHLHWGSNNNKGSEHTMDGLMYPAEIHFVSMNTKYSSLGDSLGHSDGLAVLGVFLKVGSSEHRHYKLFLDHVSSVINKGIAVLSSQKHPYCKSLLKRFSQFIFRYTGESVSFPAFPLMNLLPIDKTKYFRYPGSLTTPPCSEAVTWTVFKDPIEISQAQLDALRSMKMNSTMNIVDNYRPVLDLGSRKLKASFDEGLKQADPTAAGVVLKISNVVLLLVLFLGAVF; this is encoded by the exons ATGGGTAGAATTTTCTTGACGTTTGTATGCTTAATTGCTGGAGTTTCCATTGCCTTGGCAG AATGGAGCTATGATCGAAATGCTGCTGATG GACCTAAAAAGTGGGGTGACAGTTGCTCCGGGAGCCAACAGTCGCCTATAGACATTAGCACCACCGCCGCCACGTATGACTCAAGCCTGGGTAATTTTACACTTGTCAACTACGCCAATACACCAGCTGGTGTTAATTTTACCGCCAAAAACAGTGGTAAATCCTTGAAGGTGGCAATGGACAGCCATATATACAACGTAAGCGGAGGTGGCCTCCCCGGAGTTTACACCACCGTTCAATTTCACCTGCACTGGGgatcaaacaacaacaaaggatCGGAACACACTATGGACGGGCTGATGTATCCTGCCGAG ATCCATTTTGTCAGCATGAACACCAAATACTCCAGCCTCGGTGATTCCCTAGGTCATTCAGATGGTTTGGCCGTGCTGGGTGTTTTTCTTAAG GTTGGCTCAAGCGAACATCGGCACTATAAATTGTTCTTGGATCATGTCAGCTCTGTGATTAACAAAG GAATTGCAGTTTTATCATCACAAAAACATCCATACTGTAAATCATTGTTAAAGAGGTTTTCACAGTTCATCTTCCGCTACACAGGTGAGAGCGTGAGCTTTCCAGCCTTTCCGCTTATGAATCTCCTTCCAATCGACAAGACCAAGTATTTCCGGTACCCAGGCTCCCTGACAACCCCGCCCTGCAGTGAGGCTGTCACCTGGACGGTTTTCAAAGATCCTATCGAgatatcgcaggctcag CTGGATGCTCTGCGTTCCATGAAGATGAACAGCACCATGAACATTGTCGACAATTACCGCCCCGTTCTCGACCTTGGGAGCCGGAAACTGAAAGCCAGCTTTGACGAGGGTTTGAAACAGGCTGATCCAACTGCAGCAGGCGTTGTTCTCAAAATATCCAACGTCGTCTTGCTGTTGGTGCTCTTCCTGGGAGCAGTTTTCTAG